Proteins co-encoded in one Neodiprion lecontei isolate iyNeoLeco1 chromosome 3, iyNeoLeco1.1, whole genome shotgun sequence genomic window:
- the LOC107219011 gene encoding uncharacterized protein LOC107219011 isoform X2 translates to MICKNFLHDVTGHVAEITSPNKAIIHFTLDGVLQTAFLKIQRFYKDGKCLPDNENLNKYIKISNKVKFSCHIIDNAEPGQCKWFITNCWRHIESEQHTATLSTGIMNVAGTVMDLKQRHGMLVMTDLLENEFRVHFLASKVYIYGKRLSASKPLSSHLQIEDKVYFDAIPCFPEENNQKCNWFATCVHKGKKPEDLYKDPNRIETTETDKDGLNRSVNNFVLNNEVSSSHCQQQELVPPEYASTINTCETVKQTHSANADNSFNNSFNNSFNNSFNNSGLGEMESSKEDANPRAEHDPKLNAKMLHDIKLVIE, encoded by the exons ATGATctgcaaaaattttctccacgACGTGACCGGGCATGTGGCCGAAATCACGTCACCTAACAAAGCGATAATCCACTTCACGTTGGACGGTGTATTGCAAACTGCATTTCTCAAAATTCAGCGATTCTACAAAGACGGAAAATGCCTGCCTGATAATGAAAATCTcaacaaatatattaaaatcagCAACAAG GTGAAGTTTTCTTGTCACATTATCGACAATGCAGAGCCTGGGCAGTGCAAATGGTTCATAACGAACTGCTGGCGGCATATTGAAAGTGAGCAGCATACTGCGACTTTATCAACCGGCATAATGAACGTTGCAGGAACAGTGATGGACCTGAAGCAACGTCACGGGATGTTAGTAATGACTGACCTGCTGGAGAATGAATTTAGGGTTCATTTTCTTGCCAGCAAAGTGTATATCTATGGGAAAAGGTTGTCAGCATCGAAGCCGTTGTCCAGCCATCTCCAGATCGAGGACAAAGTTTATTTTGACGCAATACCGTGCTTTCCGgaagaaaataatcaaaagtGTAATTGGTTCGCGACTTGCGTTCACAAAGGGAAAAAGCCAGAGGATCTGTACAAGGATCCAAATAGAATTGAGACCACTGAGACTGACAAGG ATGGACTTAACAGGAGTGTCAATAATTTCGTTTTGAATAACGAAGTGTCTTCTAGTCACTGTCAGCAACAAGAACTTGTACCACCTGAGTATGCTTCAACCATCAACACATGTGAAACTGTCAAACAGACGCACAGTGCCAACGCAGATAATTCATTCAACAATTCATTCAACAATTCATTCAACAATTCATTCAACAATTCTGGTCTTGGGGAAATGGAATCTTCCAAAGAAGATGCCAATCCAAGAGCTGAACATGACCCAAAACTTAATGCCAAGATGTTGCATGATATTAAGCTG